TTTTCCTCCACATGTTATTCCGAAATCGGAATATTGCCTCAAAAAGATTCCGTTTTTGCTGTCTTGTTACTTAGAACACTTGTGCTATAATTATGATGTACCTCTAATCAGCTTGCGCTCCCCGGGGAGGGGGGAGGATGAAAATACTACAGTGCAAAGAATCTGGAAATATCATCATCAGCTTGAAAATTTTTAGGAAAGAGATTCTACTTATTATTAGAGAGAGGAAAGGCTAATGAACAAACTGCGATTATGAAAACAATTGCATATTTTTTCATTATTAATTTCCTTTATTCTATTTACTCAGTAAAAAATTCATCATGTCCAAGATCGTCTGGCGGTCTTTGTCATTAAGTTGATTATATAGAAACAAAAGTTCTTCCTCTTCTTCGCTTGCATCTCTTGCCTTTGGCAATATCCCGCCGATTCGGTAAATCTGCTCAGGGGGCATATTTAGTGCTTTAGCAATTGACCTTAGAGATAGGTCACTAATGCCTCGTTTCCCATTAACGATATTACTCACTGTTGCATGGGATAACTTCGAACGCCTTGCCAATTCCGACATGGACCAATTACGCGCTTGTAGCTCTAATTTGAGCCACTTTCCCAATTCAGTTTCCATATACTACATATTATTCCATACCTTTCTGTAACCGCACTAACAGTTTCCGTAACTTACTTGACAAATTGTTAAATATGAATATATTTGTAACTGAAGTTACAAATTATGTTACTGTAATTTATAAGAGAGATTTCATGAAAGAAATACAAGAAAAACCAACCCTAACAATGCAAGTTTCAAAAGAGATGCACTGGGTGATTGGCGTCGGGTTGGATGACAGTGAGGTAGTGCTGATCTATGACCCGTGGACCAACGATATTGTGCGGTTCCGCGACAGGTACAAGCAAGGGCCCGCGAGGTTTGGGAGTTATAAAGGAATTAATATGATTCTGTGATATACTTGGATAAGTCCGCTTGAACTGCAAATGTGGAAAGAATGGTGAATGGTACTAAAAGATGTTACTTTGATGATGTAAGTTTGTGTTTAGTTATAATTTT
This genomic interval from Veillonellales bacterium contains the following:
- a CDS encoding helix-turn-helix transcriptional regulator yields the protein METELGKWLKLELQARNWSMSELARRSKLSHATVSNIVNGKRGISDLSLRSIAKALNMPPEQIYRIGGILPKARDASEEEEELLFLYNQLNDKDRQTILDMMNFLLSK